A genomic window from Fusarium oxysporum Fo47 chromosome VIII, complete sequence includes:
- a CDS encoding amidase signature domain-containing protein, protein MALHQVHFIAFISLFAFSLYIMFTWSNLRQMAPFFSQRRTLPDLLTVDAKTLASGLTNGHFTSVDLVEKSLEMIQKHDKYLHAMLSMVPKDQLRQRAEALDKERKDGKVRGNLHGIPIVIKDNIATVPELGMETTCGSWALHGMTPTANADLVDKLIQAGLIIIGKANLSEWAYFRSNDLPSGWSGKGGQCQSAYVRGGIDPQDSNNGHSNPSGSSTGSAVAVSAGYAPLSIGTETDGSLVSPASRAALYTIKPSIGRVSQSGIIPISHTMDSAGPMAKTPHDLAVLLDVISGTDEFATLGGSWDDFSIATVDFKKWWPGEDYLKPVESATKQMHTEIQAAYDKMEELAKKYVGDVPLSPPSECFMLDGQDSEDVIMMADFKHDLNKYLESAENSKVHSLKDLIEFNKTHRDLEMPPGYDDQGLLIDAEESDLSPEDYEKNLSHLRKVARDDGLDRIFKEYGVDVIVGSSDTAIKAFASGSGYPVGNVPLGYLDFNGRPFGLAVLAAKNQEAKILKFMNAWEGTFGPRKAPPMLQ, encoded by the exons ATGGCTCTACATCAGGTCCATTTCATCGCCTTCATTTCACTTTTCGCTTTCTCACTCTACATCATGTTCACTTGGTCAAATCTCCGTCAAATGGCGCCCTTTTTTTCACAGAGGCGCACTCTGCCCGATCTCCTCACCGTCGACGCCAAAACTCTCGCATCCGGATTGACGAATGGACATTTCACGAGTGTTGACTTGGTGGAGAAGAGTCTTGAGATGATTCAGAAGCACGACAAGTATCTTCATGCGATGTTGAGCATGGTTCCGAAAGATCAGCTGCGACAGAGAGCGGAGGCGCTTGATAAGGAGCGAAAGGATGGCAAGGTTCGGGGGAATCTGCATGGGATCCCGATTGTGATCAAG GACAATATCGCGACAGTTCCTGAGTTGGGAATGGAGACGACTTGCGGTTCTTGGGCGTTGCATGGCATGACTCCGACTGCGAATGCCGATCTCGTCGACAAGCTCATCCAAGCTggactcatcatcatcggcaaagCGAATCTGAGT GAATGGGCATATTTTCG AAGCAATGACCTCCCGAGTGGATGGTCCGGCAAAGGTGGACAATGTCAATCCGCCTACGTCCGCGGTGGTATAGATCCCCAGGACAGTAACAACGGTCACAGC AACCCATCCGGCTCTTCAACAGGCTCAGCAGTCGCCGTCTCCGCAGGTTACGCCCCCCTCTCCATCGGCACCGAAACAGACGGATCCCTCGTATCTCCCGCATCCCGAGCAGCTTTGTACACGATCAAGCCATCAATCGGACGAGTTTCCCAGTCTGGAATCATTCCAATCAGTCATACCATGGACTCTGCAGGACCCATGGCCAAGACACCACACGATCTGGCCGTTTTACTGGATGTAATCTCAGGGACTGATGAATTCGCGACTCTGGGAGGATCTTGGGATGATTTTTCAATTGCGACTGTTGATTTCAAGAAATGGTGGCCCGGGGAAGATTACCTCAAACCTGTTGAAAGTGCGACAAAGCAAATG CACACCGAGATCCAAGCTGCATACGACAAAATGGAGGAGCTGGCAAAGAAGTATGTCGGGGATGTTCCTCTTTCTCCCCCTTCTGAGTGTTTCATGCTTGATGGGCAGGACAGTGAGGATGTCATCATGA TGGCCGACTTCAAGCACGACCTCAACAAATATCTCGAGTCGGCGGAAAACTCCAAGGTCCATTCTCTCAAAGATCTCATCGAGTTCAACAAGACGCATCGCGACCTTGAAATGCCTCCTG GCTACGATGACCAGGGACTCTTGATCGACGCGGAAGAATCGGATCTATCCCCCGAAGACTACGAGAAGAACCTATCTCACCTGCGAAAGGTTGCGCGCGACGATGGATTGGATCGCATCTTCAAAGAATACGGTGTTGATGTGATTGTCGGATCAAGTGACACAGCAATCAAGGCGTTTGCAAGTGGAAGCG GATACCCCGTTGGCAATGTTCCCCTCGGATACCTAGACTTCAATGGAAGACCTTTCGGACTCGCAGTTCTCGCAGCCAAGAACCAGGAAGCCAAGATTTTGAAGTTCATGAACGCATGGGAGGGTACTTTTGGTCCAAGAAAAGCTCCGCCAATGCTTCAGTGA
- a CDS encoding acyl-CoA N-acyltransferase yields the protein MERTIDQELRMRQATIDDLDGITKLAIEAFPDDPERDYRFPYRHEYPEDQWKWTRVEYEGFLKQPESYDILVIEAGQKLVALGIWDVSGLTGVKPTNNPVKPDVLGDNERRDANLPHMRYFASRVEEVYDMHFSQFGSRQLHLVNLATHRDYRRRGCGAVLCKYGMEKAEREGFVATVFGSPMGIKLYTSVGFKVIGAEPMIMPGDEEGLTTTALVWDN from the exons ATGGAGAGAACAATCGACCAAGAACTCCGTATGCGACAAGCTACGATTGATGACTTGGACGGCATTACAAAACTTGCTATTGAAGCATTTCCTGATGATCCAGAACGAGATTACCGATTCCCATATCGACATGAATACCCTGAAGATCAGTGGAAGTGGACCAGAGTCGAGTATGAGGGATTTTTGAAACAGCCTGAAAGCTATGACATTCTTGTCATCGAGGCTGGGCAAAAGCTTGTCGCCCTGGGAATCTGGGATGTTTCTGGTCTCACTGGTGTCAAACCAA CTAATAACCCAGTCAAACCCGATGTTTTGGGCGACAACGAGCGTCGTGATGCGAATCTCCCTCATATGCGATATTTCGCGTCGCGCGTAGAAGAAGTTTATGACATGCATTTCAGTCAATTCGGTAGCAGACAGCTTCACCTTGTTAATCTTGCGACGCATCGAGATTATCGAAGAAGAGGTTGCGGGGCTGTTCTTTGTAAGTATGGAATGGAAAAGGCAGAGCGTGAGGGATTCGTTGCTACGGTATTCGGGAGTCCAATGGGAATTAAGCTGTATACGTCTGTTGGGTTCAAAGTTATTGGAGCTGAGCCCATGATTATGcctggtgatgaggagggatTAACAACGACGGCATTAGTTTGGGATAATTAG